The Mesorhizobium loti DNA segment TCGACGCATTGCCGGAGCCGGTGCGCGACATGGCGCTTCGTGGGTTACGAAAGGTCGTCGATTATCAGGACATCGCCTATGGGCGGGAGTATCTCGACCGGCTGGACAAGGCCGTCGCGCTGGATGGCACCGAGCATGCCCATGCGCTGTCGATCGCCGCCGCCAAGCATCTGGCCAACGCGCTCTGCTATGACGACATGATCCGCGTTGCCGATCTCAAGACGCGCTCGACGCGCGACAGGCGTGTGCGCAAGGAGGTCGGTGTCAAGGATGGCTCGATCCTGCAGGTGACCGAATATTTCCATCCGCGCATCGAGGAGTTCTGCGGCACGCTGCCGGCGGGGCTCGGCAGCTATATCGAGAGCCGGCCGAAACTCGCCGCCTTCCTCGACCGCCGCATCAACCATGGCCGCCGTATCCGCACCGACAGCTTCGCCGGCTTCGCCGCTTTGTGGTTCATCGGCGGCCTGCGCCGCTGGCGCCGCGGCCTGCTGCGCCACCAGGTCGAGATGACCCATCTCGATCGCTGGTACGCATTGGCGCTCAGCCACGCGCCCCAGGACTATGCGCTCGCCGTCGAAATCCTCAACTGCCGCCGGCTGATCAAGGGCTACAGCGACACCCATGTCCGCGCCCAGTCGAAATTCGACCGCGTGCTGTCGGCGCTTCCCATGCTCAAGGGCCGCGACGATGCCGCCGACTGGATCCGCCGCCTGCGCGAGGCGGCGCTGAAGGACGAGAAGGGCGACATGCTCGACGGCGCGCTGAAGACCGTGGCGACGCTCTAACCCGGTCCAGCAACTGGGGCGCCCTAATCCCGACAGACTCCACCGGCCGCCGGCTCCGTTTTGGGTGTGGTGAACACCGTTCATTTTTCGCTTGAACAATGTTCAAAACGTGATAGGTTGCGATTATGAACGATGTTCAATTCTGGCGAACCGAAAAGCCACGGATGAGCATCAAGCACAGTAAGGAAGTTTAACCAGCTCAAGACTATCACTGAGATTGAAACAGCGCCTGCAACCCGCGGGGCCTACGGCACACAGCCGTAGGGTTCCGCCAAATGGAAATCGCCATGAACACGCATCTGATGTTGTCCCGGCGCTTTGCGCCTCTGTTCTGGACGCAGTTCCTGTCCGCCTTCAACGACAATTTCCTCAAGAACACACTGGTGTTCCTGATCCTCTTCACACTCGCCGCCGGACAGGCGGCCTCGCTGGTCACGCTTGCCGGGGCCGTCTTCATGGCGCCCTTTCTGCTCTTGTCCGCCCTTGGCGGCGAGATTGCCGACCGCTTCGACAAGGCGCTGATCGCGCGTCGGCTGAAATTCGCCGAGATTGCCGCGGCGGCAGTCTCTGTCGCCGGTATCGCGCTGTCGTCGATCCCGGTGCTGATGACGGCGCTGCTGATGTTCGGCATCATCTCGGCGCTGTTCGGGCCAATCAAATACGGCATCCTGCCCGATCACCTCGAGCGCAAGGAACTGCCCAAGGCCAACGCCTGGATCGAGTCGGCCACGTTTGCCGCCATCCTCGGCGGCACCATCGCCGGCGGCGTCGTTTCCGCCGATGGCATCGGCGTCACCGTGTTCGGGCCGATCATGATGGCCCTGGCCGTCGGCTGCTGGTTCGTCAGCCGCTACATTCCGCCGACCGGTTCGGCGGCCCCCGACCTTGTCATCGACAAGAACATCTTCCGCTCGACCTGGCGCCAGGTCAGCGAATTGCGCACCGACACGCGCATCTGGCGCGCCGGGCTGATGACCTCGTGGTTCTGGCTGATCGGCGCCATCGTGCTGTCGATCCTGCCGACGCTGATCAAGGATTCGCTCGGCGGCAATGAGATCGCCGTAACCGTCTATCTCGCGGTGTTCGCCGTCTCGATCGCCATTGGATCGGCCATTGCCGCATGGATGTCACAGGGGCGCATCGTGCTTCTGCCCGCGCCAGTCGGCACCGCGTTGCTGGCGCTGTTCGGCCTGCATTTGGCCTGGACCATCTGGAGCATGCAACCCTCGCCCAGGGTGGAGACCCTTGCCCTGTTCTTCGCCGGGCCAAACACGATCCGTGTCGCGATCGACCTCGCCGGCATGGCCATCGCCAGCGCCTTTCTCGTGGTGCCGACTTTCGCCGCCGTGCAGGCCTGGTCGCCGGAAGCGCGCCGCGCCCGCGTCGTCGCTGCCGTCAGCATCGTCAATGCCGGCTTCATGACGGTCGGCGGTATTGTTGTCGCCATGATCCAGACGAAAGTCTCCACCGGCGGCATCCTGTTCGGCCTCGCCGTGGCCAACGCCGTCGCCGCCTGGCTGATGCTGAAATTCCTGCCGACCAACGCCTTCCGCGACTTCGTCTCCATCCTGTTCCGCGCCTTCCATCGCCTGGAAGTCGAGGGCATGGACAACCTCAAGGCAGCCGGCAAGGCGCCCATCCTGGCACTCAACCATGTCAGCTTCCTCGACGGTCCGCTGGCGCTGACGTTGACCGATGAGGAGCCGGTCTTCGCCATCGACTACACCATTGCCCAGGCCTGGTGGATGAAGCCGTTCATGAAACTCGCCCGCGCTTTGCCGCTCAATCCCGCCAAGCCGATGTCGACCCGCACGCTGATCAAGGTCGTGCAGGGCGGCGATCCGCTGGTCATCTTTCCCGAAGGCCGCATCACCGTCACCGGCGGCCTGATGAAGGTCTATGACGGCGCCGCCATGGTTGCCGACAAGACCGGCTCGATGGTCGTGCCGGTGCGCATCGACGGGTTGGAGAAAAGCTACTTTTCGCGGCTGACCTCGCAACATGTGCGCCGCCGGCTGTTCCCGAAGGTCAAGGTGACGATCCTGGAACCCGTCAGGCTCGAAGTGCCACAGGAATTGAAGGGTCGCAAACGCCGCGCCGCGGCGGGGGCTGCTCTCTATCAGGTGATGTCGGACCTCGTCTTCCGCACGCAGGACATCGACAAGACGGTCTTGGAAAAGATCATCCAGACGGCGAACGAACGCGGGATGGGAGAGCTTGCCGTGCAGGATCCGGTCACCGGTTCGCTGAGTTATGGCAAGCTGCTGACGGCGGCCGCCGTACTCGGTGAGAAATTCCAGAACCTTTATGCCGATCAGCAGACGCTCGGCATCATGCTGCCCAACGCCAACGGCTCTTGCGCCACACTGCTTGGCGTGATGTCGGCCGGCAAGGTGCCGGCGATGATCAACTTCACCGCAGGTGCCGCCAACATCCTGTCGGCCTGCAAGGCCGCCGAAGTGCGCACGGTGCTCACGTCCCGCGCGTTTGTCGAGCAGGCAAAACTCGGCGCGGTGGTCGAGGAGATAGGCCGCTCGGTCGACATCGTCTGGCTCGACGATCTGCGCAAAACCATCGGTCTCAAGGACAAGTTGCTCGGCCTGCTGCGCAAGTCGACGCCGCGCGCGAAGCGCTTGCCGAACGACCCGGCGGTGATCCTGTTCACCTCGGGGTCGGAAGGCACGCCGAAGGGCGTGGTCCTTACCCACCGCAACATCCTGGCCAATGCCGCGCAGGCGGCCTCGCGCATCGACTTCCACTCGGGCGACAAGGTGTTCAACGTCTTGCCGATCTTCCATTCCTTTGGTTTGACGGCTGGCACGGTGCTGCCGCTGATTTCGGGTGTGCCGGTCTATTTCTACCCATCGCCGCTGCACTACCGCCTTGTGCCGGAACTGATCTACGCATCCAACGCGACCATCATCTTCGGCACGGATACGTTCCTCAGCGGCTATGCACGGACCGCGCACCCGTACGACTTCCGCTCGATACGCTATTGTTTTGCCGGCGCGGAGCCGGTCAAGGCAGCGACGCGCATGACCTATATGGAAAAGTTCGGCGTGCGTATCCTCGAGGGCTACGGCGTGACCGAAGCGGCACCTGTAATCGCCATCAATACGCCGATGTACAACAAGTCCGGCAGCGTCGGCAAAATCATGCCCGGAATGGAGTATCGCCTAGATGCGGTACCGGGCGTTGACGAGGGCGGACGTCTCTACGTGCGCGGCCCCAATGTAATGGCGGGCTATTTGCGCGCCGAGAAGCCGGGCGTGCTCGAAGCGCTGCCGGATGGCTGGCATGACACTGGCGACGTCGTCTCGGTCGACGAGGGCGGATTCATCACCATTCGCGGTCGCGCCAAGCGCTTTGCCAAGATCGGTGGCGAGATGATCTCGCTCGCCGCCGTCGAGGCACTGGCGGGTGAATTGTGGAAAGGCACGTTGTCGGCCGTCGCTTCCGTGCCGGATGCGCGCAAGGGCGAGAAGCTCATTCTCATCACCGAGGCTCCCGGGGCCACACGCGCGGATTTCCTGGCCTTCGCCAAGGCGAATGGCGCCATGGACCTGATGGTGCCTGCCGAAGTGCGCGTCGTCCAGAAAGTGCCAGTGCTCGGCTCCGGCAAGCTCGACTTTGCCGGCGTGACCAAACTGGTGCGCGGAGAGGACGCGCCGGTCGCCAAGGTCGAGGCCGCCTGATCAAGGTGACGACAAGACGAACGCCGCTGAAGACCGTGGCGTCGCTTGGCGAGCGCTTTAACCTAACGAATATGTGATCGGACCACTCACCCGGCATTCAGCCGGGTGAGTGGTATGCTGTTCCCGGGAATGTCAACCATGGAGGACACAATCATGCTCACCAGATACATTCTGCCAATCGCAGTCGCAGCAGGCACGTTGATGCTGTCGAGCGTAGGCTCGCAGGCCCTGCCCATGGCAAAGCCCAGCGCCGCTCCGTCGCCAATCGAAAGCGCCGGCTGGAGATGCGGCCCTGGCTGGCACGTGAACCGGTGGGGAAATTGCGTGCCCAACCGTCGTCGCGTGATAATAGTCCGGCCGGGACATTGGCGGTACCATCACCACCACCGCTGGCACCACCGCTGGTGATCACTGAGCCGATCGACGCGGCGCCGCCTCCGAAGTGACCTGAGCGTTTTTTGCTAGAGGTGGCGTCCCCTGTGACGCCACCAGTCCTTTTCATACGACGAGATCACGCATCGGCTTCATCGCTGCGGATTCCGGAAACACCTTGTCGCCGAGCACGGCGGCCGAGAGGCCGAACTGGTCGGCGAGCAGGCCTTTCAGCACCGCCCTGACATCGCTGGTCGGCGCCAGATCGCGCTGTTCGTAGAGCTGGGCCGGCTTCAATCCCGGCCAGTCGGCGATCACGCGGCCGCCCTTGATCGCGCCACCTGCGAGCAGCACCACCGTGCCGGTGCCGTGATCGGTGCCGACCGTGCCGTTGATTTGCGCCGTGCGCCCGAACTCGGTGATGGCGACGATCGCCGTGTCCTTCCAGCGCTCGCCAAGACCCTTCTCGAACTCCTCGAAGGCGCCGTCGAGGCCGCCGAGCAGCGTGGCGAGCCGGCCGGTCGCGCCGCCTTCGTTGACATGCGTGTCCCAGCCGTCGAAGGCAAGGGCTGCAACGCGCGGCCCATCATCGGCCGCGATCAGCCTGGCCGCACCTTGCGCGGCCTGCCGCATGCCGGCGGCACTGTCGAGGCCGCCCTTCGGCTTCATAGCCTTGGCGCCCATCTGGTCGTCGAGCGCCATGCGGTCGGCGTCGAGACCTTTTTGCAGGGCCACCGCCAGCACTGGGTCCCGATGCTGGTAGAGGTCGAGAACCCGCGCCGCGAGATCGCCGGCAGGTTCCGGCAGCGATTGCGGTGCCCAGCCGAGCACGGGGGCAGCACCACGGATCACCAGCGGTGTCGACGGTCCGACGGCCAGCCCGCCAAGCGTTGCCACGCGGTCGCCCGCCGGCAGGCTCTCCAGCGCCCGGTTGAGCCAGCCGGTGGCGACATGGCCGGGGCCGGCAAAACCACTTTCCAGCACGTCCTGCCCGTCGAAATGCGAGCGTTCCCGATAGCCTGTCGCCGCCGCGTGCACGACAGCGGCCTGCTTGTCCTTGAACAGGCGCGCAAACACCGGCATCGCCGGATTGACCGCGAAGAAACCATCGAGCGGCAGCGCCGCACGCGGGCCGGCGAGCGACAAAGCGATGTCGCCATGCAGGCCGGCATAATCGGGGTCGCCGACCGGACCGACCGCCGACAGGCCGTCGAGCGCGCCGCGCAGGACGATGACGATCAGGCGCGGATCGCGATTGTCGGCGGCGCGGGCGAAGCGCGGCAGATAGGCCCAGGC contains these protein-coding regions:
- a CDS encoding signal peptide, which codes for MSLLCEPPSRRAVLMTGGALFAWAYLPRFARAADNRDPRLIVIVLRGALDGLSAVGPVGDPDYAGLHGDIALSLAGPRAALPLDGFFAVNPAMPVFARLFKDKQAAVVHAAATGYRERSHFDGQDVLESGFAGPGHVATGWLNRALESLPAGDRVATLGGLAVGPSTPLVIRGAAPVLGWAPQSLPEPAGDLAARVLDLYQHRDPVLAVALQKGLDADRMALDDQMGAKAMKPKGGLDSAAGMRQAAQGAARLIAADDGPRVAALAFDGWDTHVNEGGATGRLATLLGGLDGAFEEFEKGLGERWKDTAIVAITEFGRTAQINGTVGTDHGTGTVVLLAGGAIKGGRVIADWPGLKPAQLYEQRDLAPTSDVRAVLKGLLADQFGLSAAVLGDKVFPESAAMKPMRDLVV
- a CDS encoding acylglycerophosphoethanolamine acyltransferase, coding for MEIAMNTHLMLSRRFAPLFWTQFLSAFNDNFLKNTLVFLILFTLAAGQAASLVTLAGAVFMAPFLLLSALGGEIADRFDKALIARRLKFAEIAAAAVSVAGIALSSIPVLMTALLMFGIISALFGPIKYGILPDHLERKELPKANAWIESATFAAILGGTIAGGVVSADGIGVTVFGPIMMALAVGCWFVSRYIPPTGSAAPDLVIDKNIFRSTWRQVSELRTDTRIWRAGLMTSWFWLIGAIVLSILPTLIKDSLGGNEIAVTVYLAVFAVSIAIGSAIAAWMSQGRIVLLPAPVGTALLALFGLHLAWTIWSMQPSPRVETLALFFAGPNTIRVAIDLAGMAIASAFLVVPTFAAVQAWSPEARRARVVAAVSIVNAGFMTVGGIVVAMIQTKVSTGGILFGLAVANAVAAWLMLKFLPTNAFRDFVSILFRAFHRLEVEGMDNLKAAGKAPILALNHVSFLDGPLALTLTDEEPVFAIDYTIAQAWWMKPFMKLARALPLNPAKPMSTRTLIKVVQGGDPLVIFPEGRITVTGGLMKVYDGAAMVADKTGSMVVPVRIDGLEKSYFSRLTSQHVRRRLFPKVKVTILEPVRLEVPQELKGRKRRAAAGAALYQVMSDLVFRTQDIDKTVLEKIIQTANERGMGELAVQDPVTGSLSYGKLLTAAAVLGEKFQNLYADQQTLGIMLPNANGSCATLLGVMSAGKVPAMINFTAGAANILSACKAAEVRTVLTSRAFVEQAKLGAVVEEIGRSVDIVWLDDLRKTIGLKDKLLGLLRKSTPRAKRLPNDPAVILFTSGSEGTPKGVVLTHRNILANAAQAASRIDFHSGDKVFNVLPIFHSFGLTAGTVLPLISGVPVYFYPSPLHYRLVPELIYASNATIIFGTDTFLSGYARTAHPYDFRSIRYCFAGAEPVKAATRMTYMEKFGVRILEGYGVTEAAPVIAINTPMYNKSGSVGKIMPGMEYRLDAVPGVDEGGRLYVRGPNVMAGYLRAEKPGVLEALPDGWHDTGDVVSVDEGGFITIRGRAKRFAKIGGEMISLAAVEALAGELWKGTLSAVASVPDARKGEKLILITEAPGATRADFLAFAKANGAMDLMVPAEVRVVQKVPVLGSGKLDFAGVTKLVRGEDAPVAKVEAA
- a CDS encoding indolepyruvate oxidoreductase subunit B → MLDAVPPLRAKAGAQDDERVIKLAVLAVGGQGGGVLADWITDVAERNGYVAQSTSVAGVAQRTGATIYYIEMARDTGRLPVFALSPSQGDVDILIAAELMEAGRAIIRGFVTPERTTLIASSHRIAAVSEKIEPGDGRASSSKVHATAEAASKRFIAFDMEKIAADNGSMISASLLGALAGSDALPFTRESYEQAIGAGGRGVKASLAAFGAAYDRARGTAAPASKPAEPAIVESALGAGRVTGPQNLLQGWQALAARVDALPEPVRDMALRGLRKVVDYQDIAYGREYLDRLDKAVALDGTEHAHALSIAAAKHLANALCYDDMIRVADLKTRSTRDRRVRKEVGVKDGSILQVTEYFHPRIEEFCGTLPAGLGSYIESRPKLAAFLDRRINHGRRIRTDSFAGFAALWFIGGLRRWRRGLLRHQVEMTHLDRWYALALSHAPQDYALAVEILNCRRLIKGYSDTHVRAQSKFDRVLSALPMLKGRDDAADWIRRLREAALKDEKGDMLDGALKTVATL